The following are encoded in a window of Syngnathus scovelli strain Florida chromosome 4, RoL_Ssco_1.2, whole genome shotgun sequence genomic DNA:
- the LOC125967328 gene encoding BTB/POZ domain-containing protein KCTD12: protein MADAGSPSSTFPDIVELNVGGQVYVTRLDTLTAVPDSLLWAKFSQSSPNDLPKDGKGRFFFDRDGFLFRYILDYLRDSELFLPEFFKEKRRLQKEADYFQLPELSRRLAAPSSPTEDGGGEPEEAELPSPITGSSSSDRTLRSPGSSSISSCSSGYITVGYRGSYTIGRDIQADAKFRRVARITVCSKICLAKEVFGDTLNESRDPDRTPDKYTSRYYLKYNFLEQAFDRLAEAGFHMVACNSTGTCSYGSSDPGEDKLWTSYTEYVFSR, encoded by the coding sequence ATGGCAGATGCAGGGAGCCCCAGCTCAACTTTCCCCGACATCGTGGAGCTCAACGTGGGCGGTCAGGTCTACGTGACCAGGCTGGACACGCTCACAGCGGTGCCCGACTCCCTGCTTTGGGCCAAGTTCAGCCAAAGTTCCCCGAATGATCTTCCCAAAGACGGCAAAGGGCGCTTCTTTTTTGACCGAGATGGTTTTTTATTCCGCTACATTCTGGACTACTTGCGGGACTCGGAGCTCTTCCTGCCCGAGTTCTTCAAGGAGAAGAGGCGCCTGCAGAAGGAGGCAGACTACTTCCAGCTCCCGGAGCTGTCAAGGCGCTTGGCGGCCCCCAGCTCCCCCACGGAGGACGGCGGCGGGGAGCCGGAGGAGGCTGAGCTCCCCAGCCCGATCACCGGCTCCTCGTCGTCGGACAGAACCCTGCGCTCGCCGGGCTCCAGCTCCATCTCCAGCTGCAGCTCGGGCTACATCACGGTGGGCTACCGGGGCAGCTACACCATCGGCAGAGACATCCAGGCGGACGCCAAATTCCGCAGAGTGGCCCGCATCACCGTTTGCAGCAAGATCTGCCTCGCCAAAGAAGTGTTCGGTGACACGCTGAACGAGAGCCGCGACCCGGACCGAACCCCGGACAAGTACACGTCCAGGTACTACCTCAAGTACAACTTCTTGGAGCAAGCGTTCGATCGGCTGGCCGAGGCCGGCTTCCACATGGTGGCTTGCAACTCCACGGGGACCTGCTCGTACGGCAGCAGCGACCCGGGGGAGGACAAACTGTGGACGAGCTACACCGAGTACGTTTTCAGTCGGTGA
- the LOC125967317 gene encoding high-affinity choline transporter 1-like, producing the protein MTIHVEGLVAIALFYLLILFVGIWAAWKNKHSGEAEGTDRSETIMVGGRDIGLFVGGFTMTATWVGGGYINGTAEYVYLPDYGLAWAQAPFGYALSLVVGGLFFAKPMRSRGYVTMLDPFQQLYGKRMGGLLFIPALMGEIFWSAAILSALGATLSVIVDINIKMSVVISALIAIFYTLVGGLYSVAYTDVVQLFCIFLGLWISVPFALTNPAVSDITVTAVEYVYQSPWRGSINKSDTWVWIDNFCLLMLGGIPWQVYFQRVLSASSATYAQVLSFIAAFGCLVMAVPSVLIGAIGASTDWNQTTYGSIPPKEKEEADMILPIVLQHLCPPFVSFFGLGAVSAAVMSSADSSILSASSMFARNIYQLAFRQSASDREIVWVMRITIFVFGGLATLMALVTGTVYGLWYLSSDLVYVIIFPQLLSVLFVKGTNTYGSVAAYAFGMVLRIGGGEPYLQLPPFIYYPGWSMEQRKHHITGEMEDVVIQKFPFKTASMLASFLGNVAFSYLAKYLFESGKLSHKYDFLDAVVSKHSGEIMDKTTLVTRGNDIGLSEMAPVKPRLSVTLAAAFTRRDTLPTDTVEEEEEESSPEYSHHDEE; encoded by the exons ATGACCATCCACGTCGAGGGGCTTGTGGCTATCGCGCTCTTCTACCTCCTCATCCTCTTTGTGGGCATTTGGGCGGCATGGAAGAACAAACACTCCGGGGAGGCCGAAGGGACCGACCGCAGCGAAACCATCATGGTCGGAGGAAGAGATATTGGATTATTCGTCGGAGGATTTACCATGACTG caaCGTGGGTTGGAGGAGGATACATTAATGGTACAGCTGAGTATGTTTATCTGCCAGATTATGGCTTGGCTTGGGCACAAGCCCCTTTTGGATATGCCCTCAGTCTTGTTGTAG GAGGACTTTTTTTCGCCAAGCCCATGCGCTCAAGAGGTTACGTAACCATGTTGGACCCGTTCCAGCAGCTATACGGCAAACGCATGGGCGGCCTTCTCTTCATACCCGCATTAATGGGGGAGATCTTCTGGTCCGCCGCCATCTTGTCGGCTCTTG GCGCCACGCTCAGCGTCATCGTGGACATCAACATCAAAATGTCGGTGGTTATCTCAGCCCTCATTGCCATCTTTTACACACTGGTTGGAGGACTTTACTCGGTGGCCTACACTGACGTGGTGCAGCTCTTCTGCATCTTTCTCGGCCTG TGGATCAGCGTGCCATTTGCGCTGACCAACCCGGCCGTGTCAGACATCACGGTGACCGCAGTGGAGTACGTGTACCAGTCGCCGTGGAGAGGCAGCATCAACAAGAGTGACACCTGGGTCTGGATTGACAATTTTTGCCtcctg ATGCTCGGAGGGATCCCTTGGCAGGTGTATTTCCAACGTGTGCTCTCCGCTTCTTCTGCGACCTACGCACAAGTCCTGTCCTTCATCGCTGCGTTCGGATGCCTGGTCATGGCCGTTCCTTCCGTTCTTATTGGAGCTATCGGGGCTTCCAcag ACTGGAACCAAACAACATACGGCAGCATTCCTCCCAAAGAGAAAGAAGAAGCCGATATGATCCTCCCCATCGTTCTGCAGCACCTCTGCCCGCCGTTTGTGTCTTTTTTCGGCCTGGGCGCCGTGTCGGCCGCCGTCATGTCATCCGCTGACTCGTCCATCCTGTCAGCCAGCTCCATGTTTGCGAGGAACATCTACCAGCTGGCCTTCAGACAATCG GCGTCCGATCGAGAGATCGTGTGGGTCATGCGGATCACCATCTTTGTGTTCGGCGGTCTGGCCACGCTGATGGCCTTGGTGACGGGGACGGTTTACGGACTGTGGTACCTCAGCTCCGACTTGGTTTACGTCATCATCTTCCCGCAGCTCCTCAGCGTGCTCTTCGTGAAAGGCACCAACACGTACGGCTCGGTGGCGGCGTACGCCTTTGGCATGGTGCTGCGTATCGGCGGGGGGGAACCCTACCTCCAACTGCCCCCTTTTATTTATTACCCCGGATGGAGCATGGAGCAACGCAAGCACCACATCACCGGAGAAATGGAGGACGTGGTCATCCAAAAGTTTCCCTTCAAGACAGCGTCTATGCTCGCGTCCTTCCTGGGTAACGTGGCCTTTTCCTACCTGGCCAAGTACCTGTTTGAAAGCGGCAAGCTGTCTCATAAATACGACTTTCTCGACGCCGTGGTGTCCAAGCACAGCGGCGAGATTATGGATAAAACCACGCTGGTGACCCGTGGCAACGACATCGGGCTGTCTGAGATGGCGCCCGTCAAACCGCGGCTGAGCGTGACCTTGGCGGCCGCCTTCACGCGCCGCGACACACTGCCGACAGataccgtggaggaggaagaggaggagtcaAGCCCCGAGTACTCCCACCACGATGAAGAATGA
- the arl6 gene encoding ADP-ribosylation factor-like protein 6 produces MGLFDKLAGWLGFKKEVNVLCLGLDNSGKTTIINKLKPSNAQAQDIVPTIGFSIEKFKTSSLSFTVFDMSGQGRYRNLWEHYYKEGQAVIFVIDSADKLRMVVAKEELDTLLNHPDIKHKRIPILFLANKMDVRDALSSVKVSQLLCLDNIKDKPWHICATDALKGDGLQEGVEWLQDQIKSMRT; encoded by the exons ATGGGGCTGTTTGACAAGTTGGCAGGATGGCTGGGCTTCAAGAAAGAAGTCAACGTGCTCTGCCTCGGCCTGGACAACAGCGGCAAAACCACCATCATCAACAAACTCAAACCGTCCAAT GCGCAGGCACAAGACATTGTCCCAACCATCGGTTTTAGTATCGAGAAGTTCAAGACGTCCAG CCTTTCCTTCACAGTGTTTGACATGTCGGGCCAAGGCAGATACAGAAATTTGTGGGAGCACTACTACAA GGAGGGGCAGGCTGTCATTTTTGTCATCGACAGTGCGGATAAGCTAAGGATGGTTGTGGCCAAAGAAGAATTGGACACTTTATTAAATCATCCCG ACATTAAACACAAGCGAATTCCCATCCTGTtcttggcgaacaagatggatgtCCGTGACGCTCTGTCTTCAGTCAAAGTCTCCCAGCTGCTGTGCTTGGACAATATCAAGGACAAACCTTGGCACATCTG TGCCACGGATGCACTGAAAGGCGATGGCTTGCAGGAGGGCGTGGAGTGGTTACAAG ATCAAATCAAATCCATGAGAACATGA